The segment TAAAAGCTTCAACCTCATTTGAGGTCACATCTAACATATACCTGCTTTGACTCAGATCATAGAATCACTAAACAGTTCTCTTCTTTTTACTAATGGCATTGATTTAAATTCTTATTCCATAGAAGGAGAAACAAATCAATCATCCCATGTGTATTTGCAAATGAAAGAAAGGCACGCcaaatttataataatgtttGTTGTCTATTTTTTGTCCAATATCATAAGCACTGAGTCTGAAATGCCAGAAATGGTCTCACCTGAAAGTCCAGATATATCGGATTTAGGCAGGTGTCGAgcttttaaaacaacaacagtgAGAGTGTTTGTGGTGGACTGATAGCAAAGTGAGATCAGCAACTCACCCCGTCCGGAGGACTTCTAAACAAAGAGAGATAAGAGAAGAGTTTAAACCATTTTAGCATTTAAAATTGTAACAACATTAACTTTAAAATCAATATAGTGTCATTTTAATGTTAATGTAATTTATctacttagttttattttagcCCTAAAGAATCAGTAACTTCAAGCTTTGGTGCAAGACCGTCCTGAAAACAGCTGCCTGCCATCTTGTGGATCATTGAGGTACTGCAGAATGCTAAGATTTGGACTAGGTTAGCCACACCCATTatgagaaatgtttaaaataaaggtaaaataaagGTATTCCTCCATTGGGTATATTTTtagtcttttcatttcatttaactaCATATCTTTTAGAAttattaatacaaataaaatatacatttaattgaGTGCTTATGTTTATGGCAAATGAACTCAAGTCAACTTTGCTTTCAAATTGTTTAGCACGTGTCAtagaagttttaatttaaaacaactgAAATTTAATCAGATCCCTTCTAACTTGGTCTAGATATCTGAGGAATTTTCTACTCTTCATAATATTCTCTACTCTCAACCCCCACCCAAGTTTTCCTTTAATATGAGGAATTCAAGAAATTAATTGAATATTAGAACGAACCGACTCCAAAATTTTaatgctttggggctggagtgatagcacagcgggtagggcgtttgccttgcacgtggccaacccgggttcgaatcccagcatcccatatggtcccctgagcactgccaggggtaattcctgagtgcagagccaggagtaacccctgtgcatcgccaggtgtgacccaaaaagcaaaaaaaaaaaaaaaaaaaaaaaatttaattctttgttttagaACACTATAATCACAGGATTATTCTTTGCATGCTATCTATATTTTATCTGTTCTTTAATGACATTATATAAAATGTTAAGTAACCTAAAGAACAAGTTTTAACTGAAAGAACATATAAACTTGGGATTTGATCCTAACTGTAGACAATAGTTGGGTCAGAGAACTTGAATATGTATTTATACGAAAGCTGACCAGGAGCAACTGCAAGAGAAGCACTACAACAAAATCAGGGAGCATATGCTTCTTCTTACCACATCCTGAACCAGCCTACATGTTTCAAGTCAGTTACTTAACATTTGACTTTTTCAATGTGGAGACAAAGACGGGGATATTCTCAAAAGAAGCTTTAGGGCATTATGAAAGTATGCTTTATAGATATAAGTTCTTTGGAAATATCACAACTGGAGTCAATTCAATTCTGGATTTAAAGTTGAAATAGGATTAAATTTGATTAACTGATgctttatcattttataataatcCCAGAACTACCAAAGTAGTTTAACTACAGAAGCAGAGTAGTGCATTTGCTATTATAAAGTTGGGCATTTCAAACTCAATAAGATATGATGTCTCCTACTTGAGaagcaattttataaaaagtCAATATAACTTCCAAATTCCCAAGATGAATTGAGTTAGTTTtcaatcttaattttaaattcaattatgCTGACCTTGAAACATCTTTGTTAACATGCTCATGAGTAAAAGCTACTTGCCTGCATTTCACTTTAAGTGACAGTCTTTGTGAAAATACTTATGACAGAAAGTaacaaagatatttatttaaattataattaaatattcatgAGGAATGTTCATTCTGTAGTAAAATTGAAAACATTGAGCACCTTATTTCTGggctaattatttttatatctagttGATTATCTTGCCCCATTTGATTATGACTAATAGTAAGCAtggtaaatattatattataaacttATCATTTGatgaaaatatgtatacttaAAATAACCACACAGGAGATTGAAATAATATGTAAGCACTAAAAATTAATTACCCTAACATTTCGCTTGATAATCTCTCTGTTCATTAACATTTTTCCATCAGATAATTCAATTCCTGCCAGAGGAATAAGAACTTCTCCAATGATATCATCTCTTGAAAACCTGTCAAAACTCAAGATTGTGAAGTGCAAGGCCAACTCTTGGATCTGGGTGTAGGGGATCCCATAGAATGTAAAAGTCTCATCAAAAGCTGGATCCAAGGTCTTTCTCAGAACTCTGGTTTTCACTTTATGCTTCTTCTCTGGGAGGATTGTCATTTTGATGTAAGGGTCAGAGGTCATTGACTGCTCATCCATGGCTGGCAAGCCACGGGCTTCCTTGATATTCACCACAAATGCTTTCCTCTCAAAGTTGTACTCTAAGGAAAAGAAGAGGGTTCCCAACTTCTCTTGTTTTTCGTCTGAAGTAAGGGAAGTACTGGACTTCAAGCTATCGGGGGAAATAGCATCTTTTACTCCTTCTGAAAAGAGCTTCGGGGTCACATTCTCCAGATTAGAGGGACTGCCAACTTTGAGGTTTGTTTTGGGAAAATTGCCATTGAGATCTCTTTTCTCAAGGTCGAGATGCAATGAATTCTTGGACACAGCTGGTTTATTCTTAACTTCATTTTTGTCATCTGCTCCAAATTTCTTTTTGCTACTTAGGTTTTCAGGGTAAATGTCAACACCCTTCAACACATGCACAAACTTATATGAAGGAGTCTTGTTAGACTTGGATGATTTTCTCTGACAGCAGATCCATGCAAACAGAGACACTGTGAAGACCAGGCCAAATGCACTGAAGATCCCCACCACTGTGGGGATTTCATCTGAAAAAGTCAAATGACCAATAACATATATTAAAGGAGCAGAGCTAAACATAGGAATCTACTTGAAAAGCATGCAGGGGCTGTCAATTGCTGTAGGTTGGACAGATTGAATTACTTTCCAATAATATTGGAGAATGAGTGATGTATACATTTCACATCACCTTTTACCTGTCAACCCATTCTCTAtgacacactcacacaacaaAAGTAGGAtaaaaccattttttgttttaggaattGTTTTGAAATAGAGTGAAAAGATGAGAAATAGGATCTGGTATGGGGGGATATTAAAATAAcatcctatttttgttttcttgggtagCCCAGGTCAGCGAACACATGATAGGTCAGTACTAAATTCATTACAGTTCCATTGACATTTTGAGACTTTCCAGATGCATTACTCTTCTGATTATGGAACACTAAATTCACATTCTTCAAGCAGGGAGATATCTCAGGTTATCAGTGATTTTCTTTACCCAAGCTTCAAACATCAAATATTAGTGGTTctgataattttaagaaatagtgAAGCTCTAACTGCATTATCACAAACTAACTAATTATATTCATCCAGTTTATGGAACAGTGGTAAAAaacacatatgaaaaataaactaaaaaatccctgattttttctttaaaaatatcaaggaTGTTCATAACATATAATACATACAATCTATGGAATTCCTTATACCAACTCCAAATTCCTACAAGACTAAATTATCCAAAGCCTAACAAAATGATTATTAATTAACTATTACTCCATAACATGTAGTGAGAAAAGTGAGTCTAGGTAATTTAGAGTTGAATTTTGTCCATAATTGATTTTTCTAGtacatttttatatgttaaatGGTAATCAAATTAAATTGGCATTATTTCCTTGACTGAGGGCAcactaaattattaatattaggTAGCATTGATTATGCATGAAGCTTATCATGTTCCATGTATAAGCATATTTCCTCAATAAATGATTAGTAACAGTATATAAGTAGAATCACTATAGCTATATCTAGACACAGTTCATCAACTGAGTCAATGTTTTAACATAATCAAAGTGAATGTGACTAATGTAATATTATCTGCATTTAGTACGAttccaaaactatttttaattccaaagagtgaaataataaagttaaaagttCCAGTCAGGAAAAGGTTAAGTCtcgttcaaaagaaaaaaaaaagctggagcaTCAATCTTTTGTTATTTCCCAGCCCATCCCCCCAAGTCTTCTGTCTGCCTCTTGATAATCACAAAACAAGCTAGAACATTTTAAAACTGAGGATGAGATAAGAGAAGTGGCTAAGCAGGTCAAaggcaaagaaaacaacaaccattaaaaaattagtataatagcaacaaaaaacaaccatGCACAAATAAAGTAAACCTTCTGATTCTCCAAAGAGAAAAAGCAGTGAGTTGCACAGAAAAGAACCAGCCAAAGGCTGGAGATAACCAGCCAAACTTGGTATTAGCTTTTCAGATTTTCCTCCTATTCAAGTCTTTGTAGGGGGAAAATATTCACTCAGGAACTCTGATAGTCCAAGGCCAGGGagcaaaaacaaagtcatgaactaAGAGAATTCTTCATCCAATAAAAGAAGAAcataaaagcaatagaaaatgtgcttccccccaccccttaacTAACTGTTGGATGACCGCACCAGAACATACTTTTCACTAgctgtcttttaaaatgtttagtatcagaaaaaaaatttgcttgGCAAATGAGGAATGGGGAACAAACATTACATTACAAGCTCACTCATCCAAATGGAAGATTGTCAAAGAAATTTCTGACTGTAATAGTAAGTAattatgaaaacacaaaagtattTCAGATCAAATGTAAAGACCCACTTGCTCCTTTTGCATTCTCTACTAGTAAAGTACTAAGCACTTATTTGATGGCAAATATCTCAGTCATTCCATTCTATGTAACAACAGTTATCATACACATAGCATCCTTTATTCAGAAACTTCTATGAAATTCCATGcttaaaaacacttttaaagtAAGCCAAACTGAGACctcttgctttgaaaatcagaATACAAACTAAAAATACTATTCGTGTTTTGACAAAGTTtgtctgatttttatttactaaaaggAAAAAACGCGTGCAATGCTTTCCAAAATTtgctatataaaaaaagaaaattgaactaGAAAATCAGTCCTGATTCTAGTTTCCGATAGCCTTCAGCTAACTGACTTGAGCACTTCCCTCTGGGGGTTCAGTTCCCTCACTTGTAAAATGTAATGAGCTGAGCTAGTCCTTATGGAATCGCCTTTTAACTCAGCATCATAGGATTTTGTCTTTCACCAGCAACATATTCTGAGGATACAAGGAAGACACCGTGTAATAAAAGCACCTCATGGTACACTTTGGAGTAAAATATGCATCCCATGCCCCCAAATATCCTAGTTGTTTTGAACCGAGATCCGGTCCTTATGTAATCACACACATGCTTGACTTCCCCCGTTAAGTTAAACACAGATTTCACCCCAAATGAAAAATCACCCGCAGAATTAAATGAAACTATGAAGCAAAATAGGCACCCCGTTCTCTCTTACTCAGAGCGAGAGCTGCAAATTACAGAGCTCCTGAAAGGTTAAGGAACTTCTTGCCTGTGAAATCACCCTCGCCAAGCCGGCCAATTTTAGGAGGAGAGGTCCTCCGGGAAGGAGGCACGGCAGACGCAGGCAAGGCTTCCCCCGTTTActgtcctcattttttttctcccttgcatATTAACTCCCTAGGAAATCTCCATCCAACGCATCCATCCGCCCGGCCCGCCGCAGAGTGGTCCAAGTTGGGAACTTGCTTACCAAATTCTTCCCGGCTGCTGGCGATCGGAGCCATTTTTCTGCTGCGTGCTCTGTCCGAGGTGCTGATCGGAAAACTCCCGGGCTGGAGCCGCGCTCGCCGGGCGGAGTGCTGCAAAGCCCAGCGCCGAGCCCAGGAGACCTGCGCCCGGAACAGGGGGTGGGGAGCGGAGGGGGAGGTCCGCTCGCCCTCGCTCGGTGATTTGCCACCCTGGTTCCTGTTTTGGCTCTTCTGAGAAGCTCGTCTCCCAGACTCCAGACGTGGCTGAAACCCGAATTGACGCAATCTTGACGCTGCTGGGTTGAAATCAGCAccacctgcctccctccaccccgctctcctccctcccagcctcccctcttccccttctttcttcctccggGCTCTCCTGAGGATTcaacacacacacttacacacacacacacacacacacacacacacacacacacagagacgcgcgcacacacactcgcacactcatCAATTATTTTAACTGTTGGGCTACTGGAGATTAGGTTTGCTATTCTGTGGCGAACCAACCCAGAGATGAGCCCCGAAACTCATGCCCTCGGTTTCTAATATAAAAATCTCCTAATCAGTAAAACGCGTCTGTAAATAACCAAAAGAATGCGGTTTATAGAGGCGGCTTAAGGGAagattaagaagagaaaaatgtcttCATTAAATGACCTGTCGTAAAATGCTAGTGTATATGTTcttgccttttattattttttctatggtATATTgtaccaatttaaaaaaataataaaacaatctgCTGCCTACTGatccacaaaaataaattaaatttcctCACTATGATGGTTTGTTTTCTAATAAATTATCAGTCTGAATATTTTGCTGATGTGTTGCTCCATCTCTCTGTCAGCCTTCTTCCCTTTAATATTTGACATTTGACCAGTTAATGTGCTCAGGAACAGATGGGGATAATCCCTTTTGTATTCAGACTCACTCTCAGTTATGACGTGTGCATATAATGAGACAGCTTTAAGAATGCCAATTCTGGCTAAATGCCCCAACTTCTAATGGGTTTCTGCAAAAACAGTAGGATTATAGGACTGAGACCAAAGTCTAAAATGACATTGATAAGCTAttggttatttttaaagaaaaaatagcctTCCTGAATTGATTACATCCCTAGGGTTGATTCACAGGGAAATATGATGTTGGATTAACTGTAATCTgcagtagttttttaaaaagcaaatgcttAGCAATATCCCAAATGAGAGAACTCAAGACTCTAACTTTCACCATCAGCGATTGTTTGGCAAAGAATTCCTTTGCTTTGGAGCTCAGTGCGCAAATGGCATTTAGTGTGTAGGGGGATGAAGAGGAGGGGGCATGGGTAAGTCTCAGAAAGCTACTGTACAAGCAACAACTTCTTGCTCATTGGAGACAGCCTATCTGCTGTCTGGGCTGCTAGGGAGACGGCGGCTGCAGTCTGTTGCATCATGGAAAATTTCATCAACTCAAGCCTGTTTCCCCCTTTCTACTTGCTCCCACATACTTGGTCTCTTAACATTCATCtaacagattttctttttaacctaAAGCTTGCATGctatgaaaacacacacacacacacacacacacactcacttacTTACTGTATTCAGTGTTCCTTTTGGAAGAATCTGTGTTTTGCATCTTTATCTTTCAATTTCATTCAGATTACTTGGTTTCTCACTTATACATAACCTGCTAGAATTGTCTCTAGAAAAGgaatatttattacattaaagAGAGAGTGGAATTTATTTGTGATGCATATCACAGGCAGACAAAATACATGGTGTGAGTTTGCTAAAATATGCGCTCTCTAGTTAAATCATTGCTAGCATATGGTTAAGCTCATCAGTTTTAAACATAAGTAACTTAAATGTATGTTCTATATAAATTAGTATCAAGTTAATTTTTACCTTTTGATGGTAAAGTGTTGTCATCTAAAACCTGTGCAGATTTTAGAACATCACCTTATCCTTTTTCATTTCTAAGGACACAGTGATAAGATCACCTTTTGCCCAGAGCAACTGCTTTGTAAATTTAGTAACTGTTTCCTTGCTCAATTTTAAAAGCAACCTGGAAAGAAATGTGATTAATTAAAATGTGTGAGATTTCTCTCATCTTTTTATGATGGATTGTATATCATTCTTTCTTCAATATGTTTAGACAAGCTCCTAACAGCATCAAATGAGGAGAGGGAATCAAACTGAATACATAGgaaaattttgataaatgtatTAATAGTGATACTTTCACCCTACCACATTATTACACTGCTCTCTTTAGATCCAGCAAACAAGTAATCAACTCGATGACGTTAACAATACCTCTCTTGCAGTGGACTCCGGAGGAGGGGTTGTTGCTAGGTAACCACCTTTTTGCCACCTAAAACGTACAGCCTCAAACAAGTTCCAGCCCTAGGAATTGGACCATTCTGTACTAGAGGCAATGTTTACTTCATAACGATTCTCTGATAGTTTCAGTGGGCTCAGCATTTACCCTAATTTATTTCCATCTGCAGTTACAGTGTCTATTTTTTGAAAGTCAACAGGACACTTGAATTCAATTTGGTTGTAAGAAATTAAATTGAATTCAAAGACTATTTGGTGACTCATGCCTACTTTTATCTATTGTATTCACTTGTTTAAACGCATAGTGCAATTTATAATATGTAtagtttattaataattttagtccctactctttctttttattccttaaaatatCAATGTGCTGGTTTTGAGGTATGAATGTATTAGAACTTTCTGTTAAAGAAATTTGGATAGGTTGTGAAAGTATTCCAATGATCTCCAGTAATCTTTATAATAGTCAGATGAGTAATAAAGCATTTTACTGATATGTGGGTGGAATAGAATAGCACATCTGATTGTAGAtaatgaataattatttaaatgtctCATCATTCTATTAAAAATGCAGACTATAATATTATTAGGATAGAGTTATATTGCAAgcacaacaaaatcaaaatactGAAACAAATATAGTTATAGTATGAATTTCTAAAATCTCTTTACTATGCACTGCTTCCACACTTGTATTTCTTCAACTTTTTCAATGTATACTATGCTAcacatataatttatttgataacATGTGACTGAAAAATGCAATATATCTTTCATTGCAAAGTTCATAGTATTTGCTTATTTCTTCCTCTTTACACCTTTTCTGCACATATCAAAAATTCAAAGCTACCTTTGGTGTTGATAAGTAGAGAATTATTTTGGTCAAgattaaaaaatgacttttttttgctttttgggtcacactcagtgatgcacaggggttactcctggctctgcactcaggaatcacccctggcagtgctcaggggaccatatgagatcctgggaatcgaacccgggtcggccgcatgcaaggaaaatgccctacctgttgtgctattgctccagacactAAAAATGACTTTATTGTAGTGAGTGaaagaagttttctttctttaaaactaggaaaaaattattacataattACCACATTCATATCTCTTTTATCTGATACTGTTAATTCCGGGACTGTGGGTTCCCAACTGATGAGACGGACAGAAATACTAActcaataatgcaaaagcagtgggagttttattccagtatactggagTTAACTATCTCACCTACAGattggtctcttgatagcgaccccgacttcaggcagcaagcagtttatatagggtttgattacataagcagcaCATGCCTTATTGTCTCAGAAAGAAATCTTACTTAGCTagcaaacaaaggtgttttggcaagtgtctagaataacagtggtcaggcaatagttaaacatTACTTTCCAGTAACAGTTCATGGGtacataagctactcattcttttaggattaacaaaagacaatttctggggcCTGGTGAACGATTTGCTTCCTGAAAAGGAGTGGTATATACATGGACCCCCTGTCCTACAGGGACAGATCTCAACAGGTCTCAAAGCCCAACCATACCTCCTGTTCAGGAGGTAAATCGTTCACCATACCTTTGAAATCAGTGTTTATTAAGTGAGCAAACAATTCACCGCCACCGTCTGCTATTTGTGCCCATGGCCTCTACTGTCCTGTTAACCCCATGCCAGCATTCcctcactttgggaaacacttaCCTGTAACAGAGCCTGGCTTGGCTGGTGTGGCCCAATTTCAGGGTAGTGGCTGGGTTTTTTTAAGTAGgatacagaagagcctggcaaactccccgtggcatattcgatatgccaaatacagtaataataacaggtctcattcccctgaccctgagtagaacctccaatggttgggaaaaacaagtaaggagaggctgctaaaatatctatcagggctgggacaaatggagacgttacttgcgcctgctcgagcaaattgatagacaatgggatgacagtgacagtgacagtaaatttctggggcattttgaGTAGGGGCAtagtgattgattgagcccacttgctgggcccaggaactttcccaggtgggttcaggttggtcagttatacattgttttattttgggaaacTGAAATTGTTTGAGCTCCCttaactgaacctgaggcctagctgattttgctgatttccgCTGCCTGTCATGACGTAAGTTTTGCCCTTACATTACTTTCTCTCCAACCTAGTCATTGCTATTCTACAGTCATCACCCTCTATACAACTAATCCTTTTTTCATGATTCCTGACTTTTCTGGGTCTTAACATTTCAAGCTGTTTGAATATCTGGACTTTGAAACCGCTTCTCCAATACTTGGATATTCATTCTCAGACAAGAATGTGGTTTGAAATCATTCACTATGTTTAtccaattttagtttattttgaagGTGTTTCTTGCTAGCTTATTATAATGCACCCATCCACCTTCATTCAATCTAGTTAGTTCTAGGCAAGTCTCCTCTTACACTTCCACTAACAGTGAAAATTAGACATTTtttgcagggtggggaggggtcttctAAATAGTATTCAGGGGACTTAAGGCAATCCTCATTATACTGAACTAAGTGGACCAGTTGACTCAATTTTAGAGCTCTGGGATCCttaggagttggagtgatagcacagcaggtagggcatttgccttacacgtggccgacccgggttcgattcctttgtccctctcagaaagcccggcaagctaccaagagtatctcgcctcttgcacatggccaacccaggtttgattcctctgtccctctcggaaagcctggcaagctaccaagagtatctcgcccacatggcagagcctggcaagctatccatggcgtattcaatatgtgaaaaagagtaacaaaaagtctcacaatggaggtgttactggtgcccgctcgagcaaatcaatgagcaatggaatgacagggacagtgaccggATCCTAAAAATCTTGACTCTTACAGAAAACATCAGGGCTACCTACCCTAAAAGGACTCAGTGCCTCCAGAATTATACTTGGTGTGTAAAAAAGGCCAAGGTGCAAAGATCTGAACTCTGTTTAACATATATGAAGCATTTTGCTCCTCCCATTGAATTGGATCCGTGGCCCCCAACTAGGATTTTTCTACGTGTGTATTGAAAAATATTGTACAGTTGAAGTATGTTAAATTTTCTAACTGAGTGGAAATTGAGAAATTCCCTTTTACTTAATAATgggatatatttttttatgtaaaactaatgtcatttaattttaGCTGTGTTTACAAAATTTACTTAAGTAGAAATAATAGATTCAACAAATATAAGTTAGAAAAAATACATCataatgtaaaaaatatgtaatttatgtTGACAATATGCTTGCAATAAAAATGTGATAGGTTTTAAGACTGatacttcaaatatatatatatatatatgtatatatatatatattcttttggggtcacacctgacagtacacaggggtaactcctgtctcactcaggaattacttctggggaccatatggtgatgctggtctcgtgcaaggcaaacgccctacccactgtgctatcactccagcccctgatacttCAAATATTTTGCCCTCAAAACACAAAGTAAAGCTGTGACTAATACTgttcatttatattattattatgatgTACTGTCACTTCTAGATCAGCACTGTTCCAAAcattattgctttgttttgtttggggccacccctggctgtgctctgtgtttctgtttctgtgcttaaggatcattcctggcagtgcccaggggaactTCTGTGGTACTGGGAAGTAAATTTAGGTTGACTACAGGCAAAACAAATGTCTTGCTTGAAGGTCCATCTCTCTGATCCCCATAGCTGCAACTTCTGATTTCTGATCAGAAATTTCTTTCAACTTGAAAGAAAATTTGCTGATCAAAGAAAAAACATgccaaaatatatgattttattgcAATGATTAAAAGGGTTAATATATCTTTAACTTATTATCTATCTACAGGTGAACTCTAAATAGCA is part of the Sorex araneus isolate mSorAra2 chromosome 2, mSorAra2.pri, whole genome shotgun sequence genome and harbors:
- the SYT4 gene encoding synaptotagmin-4, giving the protein MAPIASSREEFDEIPTVVGIFSAFGLVFTVSLFAWICCQRKSSKSNKTPSYKFVHVLKGVDIYPENLSSKKKFGADDKNEVKNKPAVSKNSLHLDLEKRDLNGNFPKTNLKVGSPSNLENVTPKLFSEGVKDAISPDSLKSSTSLTSDEKQEKLGTLFFSLEYNFERKAFVVNIKEARGLPAMDEQSMTSDPYIKMTILPEKKHKVKTRVLRKTLDPAFDETFTFYGIPYTQIQELALHFTILSFDRFSRDDIIGEVLIPLAGIELSDGKMLMNREIIKRNVRKSSGRGELLISLCYQSTTNTLTVVVLKARHLPKSDISGLSDPYVKVNLYHAKKRISKKKTHVKKCTPNAVFNELFVFDIPCEGLEEISVEFLVLDSERGSRNEVIGRLVLGAAAEGSGGEHWKEICDYPRRQIAKWHMLCDG